The following are encoded together in the Candidatus Glassbacteria bacterium genome:
- the amrS gene encoding AmmeMemoRadiSam system radical SAM enzyme: protein MREAGYYQALDGGGVECGLCPHRCRIAPGERGVCRVRENRDGKLYSLVYGRLAASHVDPIEKKPLFHFLPGSLAYSVSTVGCNLSCPFCQNHEISLVMRTGIESPPGYDAPVERVADEAVASGCHSLCFTYTEPTIFFEYMADLAAAARARGIRSAIVSNGFIETEPLAELCGLIDAANIDLKAFNPDTYRKVLKGRLEPVLETIRTLHSAGVWTEVTTLVVPEMNDSGGELGQIAEFIASLDRDIPWHVSRFFPHSSYTARDITPHDSIRRALDAGREAGLRYVYAGNLPGDESESTFCPSCGQTVIERRGYSVAAGNLVDANHCANCNSVIAGVF from the coding sequence ATGCGGGAAGCAGGCTACTATCAGGCTCTCGACGGGGGCGGCGTGGAGTGCGGGCTCTGCCCTCACCGCTGCCGGATTGCGCCCGGTGAGCGAGGGGTCTGCCGAGTCCGGGAAAACCGTGACGGGAAGCTGTACAGCTTGGTCTATGGCCGTCTGGCGGCCAGCCACGTGGACCCTATCGAGAAAAAACCGCTGTTTCATTTCCTGCCCGGCTCCCTCGCATATTCCGTCTCAACTGTCGGCTGCAACCTGTCCTGCCCCTTCTGCCAGAACCACGAAATCAGCCTGGTCATGCGCACGGGTATCGAATCACCGCCGGGCTACGACGCTCCGGTGGAGCGCGTTGCCGATGAGGCGGTAGCCTCCGGCTGCCACAGCCTCTGCTTCACATATACCGAGCCGACAATCTTTTTCGAGTACATGGCCGACCTGGCCGCCGCCGCCCGCGCCAGGGGGATACGCTCGGCGATCGTCTCCAACGGTTTTATCGAGACCGAACCGCTGGCGGAATTGTGCGGGCTGATCGATGCGGCAAATATCGATCTCAAGGCGTTCAACCCCGACACCTACCGCAAGGTGCTGAAAGGACGGCTGGAACCCGTACTGGAAACTATCCGCACCCTTCATTCGGCCGGTGTCTGGACCGAGGTGACCACCCTGGTGGTGCCGGAGATGAACGACAGCGGTGGTGAACTGGGACAGATTGCGGAGTTCATCGCCTCGCTCGACAGGGATATCCCCTGGCACGTCAGCCGCTTTTTCCCGCACAGCAGCTACACCGCCCGCGACATCACCCCCCACGACAGCATCCGCCGTGCTTTGGATGCGGGGCGTGAGGCTGGTTTGCGCTATGTCTACGCGGGTAACCTTCCCGGCGATGAATCGGAAAGCACGTTCTGCCCGTCATGCGGACAGACGGTTATCGAGCGCCGGGGATACAGCGTGGCGGCCGGAAACCTGGTGGACGCTAATCATTGCGCTAACTGCAATTCTGTGATCGCGGGCGTGTTCTGA
- a CDS encoding radical SAM protein → MLQICETFVSLSGESSWQGLVTTFIRFAGCDVDCEWCDTEYARTGESTPVELEQVVSICRANGAGRVILTGGEPMLQEELPQLCRALLEEGFAVQVETSGTRLMDRLDQRVKKVVDIKPPGAKAKKKFHWGNLDLLQQHDEIKFVLTGREDYDWSLSIIAKVKLDRMCGIIFSPVAGRLDPAELAGWMVEDRPPARLQLQLHKQIWPDEPRGR, encoded by the coding sequence ATGCTGCAGATCTGTGAGACATTCGTTTCCCTGAGCGGTGAATCGAGCTGGCAGGGGCTGGTCACGACTTTCATCCGTTTCGCCGGCTGCGATGTCGACTGCGAATGGTGCGATACCGAATACGCACGCACCGGCGAGTCCACTCCTGTCGAACTCGAACAGGTGGTTTCCATCTGCCGGGCAAACGGAGCCGGCCGGGTGATCCTGACCGGCGGGGAGCCAATGCTGCAGGAGGAATTGCCCCAGTTGTGCCGGGCGCTGCTGGAGGAGGGATTCGCCGTCCAGGTCGAAACCAGCGGGACCCGGCTAATGGATAGGCTGGACCAGCGGGTGAAAAAAGTGGTTGATATTAAACCTCCCGGAGCAAAAGCGAAAAAAAAATTCCACTGGGGCAATCTGGACCTGCTCCAGCAGCATGACGAGATCAAGTTCGTGCTGACCGGCCGCGAGGATTACGACTGGTCCCTGTCGATAATCGCCAAGGTGAAACTCGATAGAATGTGCGGGATAATCTTTTCACCGGTGGCCGGCCGTCTCGACCCGGCCGAGCTGGCCGGCTGGATGGTCGAGGACCGTCCGCCGGCGCGGCTTCAGCTTCAACTCCACAAGCAAATCTGGCCAGACGAGCCGCGAGGCCGGTAA
- the mnmG gene encoding tRNA uridine-5-carboxymethylaminomethyl(34) synthesis enzyme MnmG, whose translation MSENSFDIVVIGAGHAGVEAARAASAAGARVLLITSRPDAMGQMSCNPAIGGVAKGQLVREIDALGGLMARATDRASIQFRMLNTSKGPAVRSPRSQSDRRLYLEAVSGLVSQLPGVTVAGATATSIATSGNRVAGVLTDRAGSFDSKAVVLAAGTFLNGTIRVGDRELPAGRAGDASSIDLAQNLKELGLSPLRFKTGTPPRIDRKRVNLEVLAEQPGDDPSYRFSFFHDCDTLPQVSCWHARTSPRTRSLVMDNLKRSSMYGGWMEGTGPRYCPSIEDKFVKFPDRDAHHLFLEPEGLDTDEMYLNGLSNSLPLEIQQQLVNSIEGLELAGIIRPGYAIEYDCYDPTELDLSLQSRKVAGLFLAGQVNGTSGYEEAAGQGLAAGLNAALFIRGEQPVIFDRAQSYLGVLIDDIVTCGVDEPYRLFSSRAEFRLSLRQDNADLRLSPLAYRLGLITGEQYESVLGKQRRAEELIELCRATRVGPEKINPLLREAGSAETGEALSVEKILRRPEIEIGGLFAHLDGEFGGHPAEVLAQVEMEIKYAGYMARERTRHEQAARLDRVKIPASLDYSSIQSLSTESRQRIAARRPATLGQASRIPGIRPGDITSLMVALSRKKSK comes from the coding sequence ATGAGCGAAAACAGCTTCGACATTGTCGTAATCGGGGCGGGCCACGCCGGAGTCGAGGCGGCGCGGGCGGCTTCGGCCGCCGGAGCCAGGGTGCTCCTGATCACCAGCCGGCCGGATGCGATGGGCCAGATGTCGTGCAACCCGGCAATCGGCGGAGTGGCCAAGGGCCAGCTCGTGCGGGAAATCGATGCGCTCGGCGGGCTGATGGCCCGGGCCACCGACAGGGCCTCGATCCAGTTCCGCATGCTCAATACCAGCAAGGGACCCGCCGTGCGCTCCCCGCGCTCCCAGAGCGACCGCCGGCTGTATCTCGAGGCGGTCTCCGGGCTGGTCAGCCAGTTACCAGGCGTAACGGTTGCCGGGGCCACGGCCACCTCAATCGCGACCTCCGGCAACCGGGTAGCCGGCGTTCTCACCGACAGGGCCGGCTCATTCGACAGCAAGGCTGTCGTGCTGGCGGCCGGGACATTTCTCAACGGGACGATCAGGGTGGGGGACCGCGAACTCCCGGCTGGCCGGGCCGGTGACGCTTCCTCGATCGACCTGGCGCAAAACCTGAAAGAGCTGGGCCTCAGCCCTTTACGGTTCAAGACCGGCACCCCGCCCCGTATCGACCGCAAAAGAGTGAATCTGGAGGTCCTGGCCGAACAGCCCGGCGACGACCCCTCCTACCGCTTTTCCTTCTTCCACGACTGCGATACACTGCCCCAGGTAAGCTGCTGGCACGCGCGGACCTCTCCCCGTACACGCTCGCTGGTGATGGATAACCTCAAGCGCTCGAGCATGTACGGCGGCTGGATGGAGGGCACCGGCCCGCGCTACTGCCCCTCGATCGAGGACAAGTTTGTCAAATTCCCCGACCGCGACGCTCATCACCTGTTCCTGGAACCCGAGGGGCTGGACACCGACGAGATGTATCTCAACGGACTTTCCAACAGCCTCCCGCTGGAGATACAGCAGCAACTGGTCAACAGTATCGAGGGGCTGGAGCTGGCCGGGATTATCCGCCCGGGCTACGCAATCGAGTACGACTGCTACGACCCCACGGAGCTCGATCTTTCACTGCAAAGCCGTAAGGTGGCCGGTCTGTTTCTGGCCGGGCAGGTCAACGGGACCAGCGGGTACGAGGAAGCCGCGGGGCAGGGCCTCGCCGCCGGACTCAATGCCGCCCTGTTCATCCGCGGTGAGCAGCCGGTGATATTCGACCGGGCGCAGAGTTACCTCGGAGTGCTGATCGATGATATCGTCACCTGCGGAGTGGACGAGCCCTACCGGCTGTTCAGCTCCCGCGCCGAATTCCGCTTGAGCCTGCGCCAGGACAACGCCGACCTCCGTCTCTCCCCGCTGGCCTATCGTCTCGGATTGATCACCGGCGAACAATACGAATCGGTGCTTGGCAAGCAGCGCCGCGCCGAGGAGCTGATCGAGCTATGCAGGGCAACGAGAGTGGGTCCGGAAAAAATCAATCCCCTGCTGCGCGAGGCCGGCAGCGCGGAGACAGGCGAAGCGCTGAGCGTGGAGAAAATCCTGCGGCGTCCCGAGATTGAGATCGGCGGGCTCTTTGCTCATCTCGACGGAGAGTTCGGCGGCCACCCCGCGGAGGTGCTGGCCCAGGTGGAAATGGAAATCAAGTACGCCGGATACATGGCGCGCGAACGCACCCGTCACGAACAAGCCGCCAGACTGGACCGGGTGAAAATTCCCGCCAGCCTCGACTACTCATCAATCCAGTCGCTTTCCACCGAGAGCCGTCAGCGGATTGCCGCCCGCCGGCCCGCCACGCTCGGACAAGCTTCGAGAATCCCCGGTATCCGTCCGGGAGATATCACTTCGCTGATGGTGGCACTGAGCAGGAAAAAATCAAAATAA
- a CDS encoding SPOR domain-containing protein, with translation MMMNCKLRLPGVKLKIAGRIMLWTVLAAVVATGGCGVLDRMRPSRTPAAAPVMQSSGRLDSLWNSALPVDTLFLAKTPAGAAEALLPAQPPLRRGPSSAEILSPEAVWGWRVQLASSTDKDELAGIVGRVEREFGTAAYLEELEGKYVLRIGAFDNLVSAGRERDRAVSYGYKNTWIVQTRIPPNQIQREE, from the coding sequence ATGATGATGAATTGCAAACTAAGATTGCCGGGAGTAAAGCTGAAAATCGCCGGCCGGATAATGCTCTGGACTGTGCTGGCGGCCGTGGTCGCAACCGGCGGTTGCGGTGTTTTGGACCGCATGAGACCGTCGCGGACACCGGCTGCCGCCCCGGTGATGCAGAGTTCGGGGCGGCTGGATTCGCTCTGGAATTCAGCCCTGCCCGTGGACACGCTGTTCCTGGCTAAAACTCCCGCCGGAGCCGCTGAGGCGCTGCTGCCGGCACAGCCTCCCCTGCGACGGGGGCCGTCATCGGCGGAGATTCTCAGCCCGGAAGCTGTCTGGGGCTGGCGCGTGCAGTTGGCGTCATCAACAGACAAGGATGAATTGGCCGGAATTGTCGGACGAGTCGAGAGAGAGTTCGGGACAGCCGCTTATCTGGAGGAACTCGAGGGAAAGTACGTGCTGAGAATCGGCGCGTTCGACAACCTCGTCTCCGCCGGACGGGAGCGGGACCGGGCTGTTTCATACGGGTATAAAAATACGTGGATCGTGCAGACGCGGATCCCGCCCAACCAGATCCAACGCGAGGAGTAG